A genomic region of Miscanthus floridulus cultivar M001 chromosome 3, ASM1932011v1, whole genome shotgun sequence contains the following coding sequences:
- the LOC136543938 gene encoding uncharacterized protein: protein MPPAIVDQEYWTMYFNGSLMKKGVGIGQVFILPLGVCMRYMVCIHFPSSNNVAEYEALINGLHIAIELGIRCLDVQGDSQLVIDQVMNESSYLNAKMAAYCREVR, encoded by the coding sequence atgccaccagcgatcgtcgaccaagagtactggacgatgtacttcaatggatcgctgatgaagaaaggcgtcggCATAGGGCAGGTCTTCATTTTgccccttggggtatgcatgaggtacatggtctgcatccatttcccctcctctaacaatgtggcagaatatgaggcgctcatcaatggcctgcaCATCGcgatcgagttgggcatccgatgcctcgatgtccagggcgactcccagctagtcatcgaccaagtcatgaatgaGTCAAGCTACctcaatgccaagatggctgcatattgccgagaagtccgctag